A window from Armatimonas rosea encodes these proteins:
- a CDS encoding ATP-binding protein produces the protein MAWRIELFGGPRLVAKSRESISHFPTQKAAAILAYLAVTLPRSHSREVIAELFWPDKDPALARNSLSVTLSSLRKLLGDSLVSGRLQVGLHPDSVTTDVAEFEARLKAGDVAGAANLARAELLPGLYDDWVITERERLMARLEAAQQAQTVQQAQPKTPVSASLLPSEFLHNLPEPLVSFIGRERERGELAELLKTVRLVTLTGSGGSGKTRLSQYVARDVLDRFTDGVWLIELASLSDPSLVVRSIASALRVNEAAGKPLLDNVLDRLKSKNILLLLDNCEHVLDASAQVAEALLRGCPNLRILATSREALGVVGERPYRTPSLAPHEALQLFIGRGTAFCPDLAQTEQNTATLTALCTRLDGIPLAIELAAARLRTLSLDELHQRLSQSFSLLTGGPRTVLPRHQTLRGLIDWSYDLLTESEKLLFARLSVFAGGWTLEAAERVCSGAGLEEGAVHDVLTSLLDKSLVVVEREQGRSTRYRLLETVRQYAQERLEERGPDLVQVAHLEYFRDFCRESYPKQFQAEAVAELHRVEQEHDNLRVALRFATLSSSEVLQCHALEIAGALHRFWNRRNYLEEAAQWYRAVLALPATRTPSEAQGQCLMEAGALAELRGDYAEAESLYRRCLTEQKAMGHTSNVGKVLGYLAILIGEVQGDKQQALAYERESLVFAQRADDLNARARATINIGITLLNLGDYSEAQETLEQGLVLARAQGNKHLIAAALGNLGLIACERGEFSRACDLGRENLLICQEFGRNISLAVAFSYMGLFAQGAGDLKLSRYYRQESLLLAEKLRAQGLCTALLGFFAELDAQEGNGERAARLLGALTALRTKDNGVIGDRHVQEIDKLRTTLGEAVFERAFEEGKHLSLTDAISLAINP, from the coding sequence ATGGCTTGGCGCATTGAACTTTTCGGAGGCCCAAGGCTTGTGGCCAAGAGCCGCGAGAGTATCAGCCATTTTCCCACCCAAAAAGCCGCAGCGATTCTGGCGTATCTGGCCGTCACGCTCCCGCGCTCCCACTCCCGTGAGGTGATCGCGGAGCTGTTCTGGCCCGACAAAGACCCCGCACTGGCGCGCAACAGCCTCTCGGTGACTCTCTCTAGTCTCCGCAAGCTCCTCGGCGACTCGCTGGTCAGTGGCCGGCTGCAAGTGGGGCTCCACCCGGACTCTGTCACCACCGATGTGGCGGAGTTTGAGGCACGGCTCAAGGCGGGCGATGTGGCGGGAGCCGCGAACCTGGCCCGTGCGGAGCTTCTGCCCGGTCTCTACGACGACTGGGTGATCACAGAGCGCGAGCGTCTCATGGCACGTTTGGAGGCGGCCCAGCAGGCACAGACCGTGCAACAGGCTCAGCCAAAAACGCCCGTGTCTGCGTCTTTATTGCCGAGTGAGTTCTTGCACAACCTGCCCGAGCCGCTGGTGAGCTTTATCGGGCGTGAGCGAGAGCGCGGGGAGCTCGCCGAGCTTCTCAAGACCGTACGCCTCGTCACTCTCACGGGCTCCGGCGGGAGTGGGAAGACCCGACTGAGCCAGTATGTCGCGCGGGATGTCCTGGATCGCTTTACGGATGGGGTCTGGCTGATCGAGCTGGCGTCTCTGTCTGACCCTTCGCTGGTCGTACGCTCGATCGCCTCAGCTCTCCGCGTCAACGAGGCCGCCGGGAAGCCGCTGCTTGACAACGTACTCGACAGGCTGAAGTCCAAGAATATATTGCTGCTCCTCGATAACTGCGAGCATGTCTTGGACGCGAGTGCGCAGGTGGCGGAAGCGCTTCTTCGCGGCTGTCCGAATCTTCGGATTCTTGCCACGAGCCGCGAGGCCCTTGGCGTGGTGGGGGAGCGCCCGTACCGCACTCCCTCGCTCGCCCCGCACGAGGCCCTCCAGCTCTTTATCGGGCGTGGCACCGCGTTTTGTCCGGACCTCGCTCAGACGGAGCAGAACACCGCTACCCTGACCGCGCTCTGCACGCGCCTCGACGGGATTCCTCTGGCTATCGAGCTTGCTGCTGCCCGCCTGCGCACACTCTCGCTCGACGAGCTCCACCAGCGTCTGAGCCAGAGCTTCTCGCTTCTCACGGGCGGCCCTCGCACGGTTCTGCCCCGGCACCAGACTCTGCGTGGCCTGATCGACTGGAGCTACGACCTGCTGACAGAGAGTGAGAAGCTTCTGTTCGCTCGTCTCTCAGTCTTTGCAGGTGGCTGGACACTTGAGGCGGCGGAGCGGGTCTGCTCCGGCGCGGGGCTTGAGGAAGGGGCTGTGCACGATGTGCTTACCTCGCTCCTAGACAAGAGCCTCGTGGTGGTTGAGCGAGAGCAAGGCCGCTCCACGCGCTACAGGCTCCTGGAGACGGTTCGCCAGTACGCCCAAGAGCGCCTCGAAGAGCGTGGCCCCGACTTGGTGCAAGTGGCCCACCTAGAGTACTTTCGTGACTTCTGCCGCGAATCGTATCCCAAGCAGTTTCAGGCGGAGGCGGTTGCGGAGCTGCACCGTGTGGAACAAGAGCACGACAATCTTCGGGTCGCCCTCCGGTTTGCTACCTTGTCCTCGAGCGAAGTGCTACAGTGTCACGCTCTTGAGATCGCAGGGGCACTTCATCGGTTTTGGAACCGCCGGAACTACCTGGAAGAAGCGGCCCAGTGGTATCGAGCAGTCTTAGCCCTGCCTGCCACTCGCACTCCCAGCGAGGCACAAGGGCAGTGTCTCATGGAAGCGGGGGCGTTGGCCGAGCTACGGGGAGATTACGCGGAAGCAGAGTCGCTGTACCGGCGATGCCTCACCGAACAGAAGGCTATGGGGCATACCTCAAATGTGGGAAAGGTACTGGGCTATCTTGCCATTCTGATCGGGGAAGTTCAGGGCGATAAACAGCAGGCACTGGCCTACGAACGAGAGAGCTTGGTCTTTGCCCAGAGAGCCGATGATCTCAATGCGAGGGCGCGTGCGACAATCAATATTGGAATCACGCTCCTCAATCTTGGGGACTACTCTGAGGCACAAGAGACCCTGGAGCAGGGGCTCGTGCTGGCGCGTGCACAAGGGAACAAACACCTGATTGCGGCCGCTCTCGGGAACCTGGGATTGATAGCCTGTGAGCGTGGTGAGTTCTCAAGAGCCTGTGACCTTGGCCGGGAGAATCTCCTGATCTGCCAGGAGTTTGGTCGTAATATCTCCCTGGCCGTTGCCTTCAGCTACATGGGGTTGTTCGCCCAAGGTGCGGGTGATCTAAAACTGTCGCGGTACTACCGACAGGAAAGTCTTCTCTTGGCAGAAAAACTACGAGCACAGGGGCTCTGTACGGCCCTGCTGGGTTTTTTCGCAGAGCTAGATGCACAGGAAGGAAATGGGGAGCGCGCGGCAAGGCTCTTGGGGGCGCTGACCGCTCTACGAACAAAAGATAATGGCGTGATTGGAGACCGACACGTGCAGGAAATAGACAAGCTCCGCACAACCCTCGGTGAGGCGGTCTTTGAGCGGGCCTTTGAGGAGGGCAAGCACCTTTCCCTCACCGACGCCATCTCTCTGGCCATAAACCCCTAG
- a CDS encoding PLAT/LH2 domain-containing protein, producing MKRLLGALAALTLLFAAPAHAYEEDTHFTMTLVLCRAAGLSNAEALTVASYDQGMDDSDGTVANGGTGGIIPNIPEESFWHAIPKSGSKTEVLARKKELWDSVLAETNPTKRLQRLGVFFHYQQDTWAHRKHPNSDPATFDTYSTPFGHAADGHQPDRPPFDPVCALRCLEEGSTYARLFVKDCVRRTPTTLFDNYSAAKGELDGAWTDKRKGKFFNTLVVDSSTPARKFFTDLIRSQIGAYTVSTDANPKFLFRETADEANYTAVKQALEGACSRAGVAVSIPTVRTKVTNLTTSQFQGSNLGTTTYSVKIYTGDVSGAGTDSNIFLSFKGASGQIGEQRLNALITTNAFERNQTDYVTLVNLAPVGELTSVTVRSDNMYPASAWYLGWIELSAPGIATRRFTFNKWIESPNLSATVSVATAPVAAVPIKIKIKSASNQMYVCASDGLQHNQWLYCKAGTPLTFVVEGDLNNCSLRVDGTQLYFSYNETTGAVKLWNTKDKAQFKLERQSNGTYALRNIAFDQYVWLSKESPYITRAGNAAIASGRWYLEGLP from the coding sequence ATGAAACGTCTCCTGGGAGCCCTGGCGGCTCTCACCCTGCTCTTCGCTGCGCCTGCCCACGCGTACGAAGAGGATACGCACTTCACCATGACCCTGGTGCTCTGCCGCGCCGCCGGCCTCTCCAATGCGGAGGCACTCACCGTGGCCAGCTACGACCAAGGCATGGACGACTCCGACGGCACCGTTGCCAATGGCGGGACAGGCGGGATTATCCCCAATATCCCCGAGGAGTCCTTCTGGCACGCGATCCCCAAGAGTGGCTCCAAAACAGAGGTGCTAGCCCGGAAAAAAGAGCTCTGGGACAGTGTTCTCGCCGAGACAAACCCCACCAAGCGGCTCCAGCGCCTCGGGGTTTTCTTCCACTACCAGCAAGACACCTGGGCACACCGCAAGCACCCCAACAGCGATCCCGCAACTTTTGATACCTACTCCACCCCGTTTGGCCACGCAGCAGACGGCCACCAGCCGGACCGTCCCCCCTTTGATCCCGTCTGCGCCCTGCGGTGCCTGGAAGAGGGAAGTACCTATGCCCGGCTATTTGTTAAGGATTGCGTCCGCCGTACGCCCACCACGCTCTTTGACAATTACTCAGCTGCCAAGGGCGAGCTGGACGGTGCCTGGACGGATAAGCGTAAGGGGAAGTTCTTCAACACGTTGGTGGTAGACAGCTCCACCCCCGCCCGCAAGTTCTTCACCGACCTTATCCGCTCCCAGATCGGTGCCTACACCGTCTCAACGGATGCAAACCCCAAGTTTCTCTTTCGTGAGACTGCCGATGAGGCCAACTACACCGCCGTGAAACAAGCGCTGGAGGGAGCCTGCTCCCGTGCGGGGGTTGCGGTCTCGATCCCGACCGTGCGCACAAAGGTCACGAACCTGACGACCTCACAGTTCCAGGGAAGCAACCTGGGAACCACAACCTACTCGGTCAAGATCTACACCGGCGATGTCTCCGGCGCAGGGACAGACTCGAATATCTTTCTTTCGTTTAAGGGCGCAAGCGGCCAGATTGGCGAGCAACGCCTCAACGCCCTGATCACCACCAATGCCTTCGAGCGCAACCAGACCGACTATGTGACGCTCGTGAACCTCGCCCCCGTGGGTGAGCTGACAAGTGTCACGGTGCGCAGCGACAATATGTACCCTGCATCGGCGTGGTATCTCGGCTGGATCGAGCTTAGTGCTCCCGGAATCGCCACCCGCCGCTTCACCTTCAATAAGTGGATCGAGTCGCCCAATCTCAGCGCCACGGTCTCGGTTGCCACTGCCCCGGTCGCAGCCGTGCCGATTAAAATTAAGATCAAGAGCGCCTCCAACCAGATGTATGTCTGTGCGTCGGATGGCCTCCAGCACAACCAGTGGCTCTACTGTAAGGCGGGGACACCGCTCACGTTTGTCGTGGAGGGCGATCTCAACAACTGCAGCCTGCGGGTCGATGGCACCCAGCTCTACTTCAGCTACAACGAGACCACGGGCGCGGTGAAGCTCTGGAACACGAAAGACAAGGCGCAGTTCAAGCTGGAGCGCCAGAGCAATGGCACCTACGCCCTGCGAAATATCGCCTTTGACCAGTATGTCTGGCTCTCCAAAGAGTCGCCCTACATCACGCGTGCAGGCAACGCTGCGATTGCCTCCGGCCGCTGGTACCTCGAAGGGCTTCCGTAG
- a CDS encoding fumarylacetoacetate hydrolase family protein yields MKIIRFVDHAGNIRYGTPTDDTYTTATALDGELLTGLTPTKELLSVAKLLAPITPPNILCIGLNYKRHAEESGMALPDRPLLFIKPTSTLSNPGDPIVHPKTTEELDYECELAVVIGKTAKNVDEDDALDYVLGYTCANDVSARDWQLRYDKQWARGKSFDTFCPLGPVLVTADEIDDPNELQIQTRVNGETLQNSNTADMIFDVCEIISSLSKNFTLLPGTVILTGTPEGVGMGRTPKRWLVPGDVCEIEIEGIGILTNTVEAA; encoded by the coding sequence ATGAAGATCATCCGATTTGTTGACCACGCGGGCAATATCCGCTACGGCACCCCCACCGACGATACCTACACCACGGCGACTGCACTCGATGGCGAGCTTCTCACGGGACTCACCCCGACCAAAGAGCTGCTCTCGGTCGCCAAGCTCCTCGCCCCGATTACGCCGCCCAATATTTTGTGCATCGGCCTCAACTATAAGCGCCACGCCGAGGAGAGCGGGATGGCCCTCCCCGACCGTCCCCTGCTCTTTATCAAGCCCACCAGCACCCTAAGCAACCCCGGCGACCCGATTGTCCACCCCAAGACCACCGAGGAGCTGGACTACGAGTGTGAGCTGGCCGTGGTGATCGGCAAGACCGCCAAGAACGTGGACGAAGACGACGCCCTCGACTACGTGCTGGGCTACACCTGCGCCAACGATGTCTCCGCCCGCGACTGGCAGCTCCGCTACGACAAGCAGTGGGCACGCGGCAAGAGCTTCGACACCTTCTGCCCGCTCGGCCCGGTGCTGGTCACCGCCGACGAGATCGACGATCCCAACGAGCTGCAGATCCAGACCCGCGTCAATGGCGAGACGCTGCAAAACTCCAACACCGCGGACATGATCTTCGATGTCTGTGAGATTATCTCGTCGCTTTCGAAGAACTTCACGCTCCTTCCTGGCACCGTGATCCTCACCGGCACGCCCGAGGGCGTCGGCATGGGCCGCACCCCCAAGCGCTGGCTGGTCCCCGGCGATGTCTGTGAGATCGAGATCGAGGGAATCGGTATTCTCACCAATACCGTGGAGGCCGCCTAA
- a CDS encoding SDR family NAD(P)-dependent oxidoreductase, whose amino-acid sequence MFRLDGKRAIVTGGASGIGAAIVETLKAQGAHVLVLDLSDHADLPCDVSDPDSVARAFAKADESGPLDLLVCSAGIGFVGDILKTTPADFDRLMGVNGRGLFLCCQQAVARMKASGKGGSIVNICSIAAETALAERFAYSATKGAVLAMTRCIAKDFVADNIRCNAVCPARVHTPFVDAYLAKNYPGKEADQLAVLSSAQPMGRMGQPAEIAALVAYLCSDEASFVTGAAYDIDGGVMAMH is encoded by the coding sequence ATGTTTCGGTTAGATGGAAAACGCGCCATTGTCACCGGCGGCGCCAGCGGGATTGGCGCGGCGATTGTCGAGACGCTCAAGGCCCAGGGGGCACATGTCCTTGTCCTAGACCTGAGCGACCACGCCGACCTGCCCTGTGATGTCTCCGACCCGGACTCTGTGGCACGGGCCTTCGCCAAGGCCGACGAGAGCGGGCCGCTGGACTTGCTGGTCTGCTCGGCGGGAATCGGGTTTGTCGGGGATATCCTCAAGACCACCCCCGCCGACTTCGACCGCCTGATGGGCGTGAATGGGCGTGGGCTCTTTCTCTGCTGCCAGCAGGCGGTCGCGCGGATGAAGGCGAGCGGCAAGGGCGGGAGTATCGTCAATATCTGCTCCATCGCCGCCGAGACCGCCCTCGCCGAGCGCTTTGCCTACTCCGCCACCAAGGGCGCGGTGCTGGCCATGACCCGCTGCATCGCCAAGGACTTTGTCGCCGATAACATCCGCTGCAACGCGGTCTGCCCGGCGCGGGTTCACACCCCGTTTGTCGATGCGTATCTGGCGAAGAACTACCCCGGGAAAGAGGCAGACCAGCTCGCCGTGCTCTCGTCGGCGCAGCCCATGGGCCGTATGGGCCAGCCCGCCGAGATCGCCGCACTGGTCGCCTACCTCTGCTCCGACGAAGCCAGCTTTGTCACCGGCGCCGCCTACGACATCGACGGCGGTGTGATGGCGATGCACTAA
- a CDS encoding glycoside hydrolase family 5 protein, which produces MSIVEQHGFLQVKGNRIVDAQGKPVQLRGMSLFWSQWIGKYYTAETVNWLRDDWKCTVVRAALAVEPDGYLKNPEVEKKKLFTVVDAAIKAGIYVIIDWHDHNAHLHTEQAVAFFGEVAKRYSKVPNVIYETYNEPLQNAAWATQLKPYHEAVIAAIRQYDKKNLIICGTRTWSQQVEEASLSPLKGSNIAYTLHFYSGTHKQWLRDNATKALKNGVALFVTEFGTTEASGNGPVDRDETQKWWEFCDANGISWCNWSVADKNESSAVLKPGASPTGKWKDSEISPSGLFIRDELRRKNR; this is translated from the coding sequence ATGTCGATTGTAGAGCAACATGGTTTTTTGCAGGTGAAGGGCAACCGGATTGTCGATGCACAAGGCAAGCCGGTGCAGCTGCGTGGGATGTCGCTGTTCTGGAGCCAGTGGATCGGGAAGTACTACACTGCGGAGACCGTCAACTGGCTGCGCGATGACTGGAAGTGCACGGTGGTTCGTGCCGCGCTGGCGGTGGAGCCCGATGGCTACCTCAAGAACCCCGAGGTCGAGAAGAAGAAGCTCTTTACCGTGGTCGATGCGGCGATCAAGGCGGGAATCTACGTGATTATCGACTGGCACGACCACAACGCCCACCTGCACACCGAGCAAGCTGTCGCGTTCTTTGGCGAGGTCGCAAAGCGCTACAGCAAGGTCCCCAACGTCATCTACGAGACCTACAACGAGCCGCTCCAGAACGCAGCGTGGGCGACCCAGCTCAAGCCCTACCACGAGGCCGTGATCGCGGCGATCCGGCAGTACGACAAGAAAAACCTGATTATCTGCGGCACGCGCACCTGGTCGCAACAAGTGGAGGAGGCATCGCTGAGCCCGCTCAAGGGTAGCAATATCGCCTACACCCTGCACTTCTACTCGGGGACGCACAAGCAGTGGCTCCGGGACAATGCGACCAAGGCGCTCAAGAACGGGGTCGCTCTCTTTGTCACGGAGTTTGGGACGACCGAGGCGAGCGGCAATGGCCCGGTGGACCGCGACGAGACCCAGAAGTGGTGGGAGTTCTGCGATGCCAACGGGATCAGCTGGTGCAACTGGTCGGTCGCCGATAAGAACGAGTCGTCTGCGGTGCTCAAGCCCGGCGCCAGCCCGACAGGGAAGTGGAAGGACTCCGAAATCTCCCCCTCGGGCTTGTTTATCCGCGACGAGCTACGGCGCAAGAACCGCTAG
- a CDS encoding RNA polymerase sigma factor: protein MQEDAALVVYATLGSIRAFDELIRRYRGPITLAAEQVVKSRAIAEEVAQETFLAAFKALPTLEAPGAVGGWLRAIARNLALKTLQRERRCTATDDLEALVRTASHELAIPPDWIARIEQEVIFQALQKLPQDQQEVLYLAAYEDWSVARIAEYLSVPEATVRGRLYRARQAVRQHYSLQEELP from the coding sequence ATGCAAGAGGACGCGGCCCTGGTGGTCTATGCCACGCTGGGCTCGATCCGGGCCTTTGATGAGCTGATCCGGCGCTACCGGGGACCGATCACCCTGGCGGCGGAGCAGGTTGTTAAGAGCCGCGCAATCGCCGAAGAGGTCGCGCAGGAGACCTTTCTGGCAGCCTTTAAAGCGTTGCCGACCCTCGAAGCGCCGGGCGCAGTCGGGGGGTGGCTCCGCGCCATCGCCCGGAATCTTGCGCTCAAGACCCTCCAGCGCGAGCGACGGTGCACCGCCACCGACGATCTTGAGGCGCTGGTGCGAACCGCGAGCCACGAGCTTGCGATCCCCCCCGACTGGATCGCCCGAATCGAGCAAGAGGTGATCTTCCAGGCGCTCCAAAAGCTCCCACAAGACCAGCAAGAAGTTCTCTACCTCGCCGCCTACGAAGACTGGAGTGTCGCTCGTATCGCGGAGTATCTCTCGGTCCCCGAGGCCACGGTCCGGGGCCGGCTCTACCGTGCACGCCAGGCCGTGCGCCAACACTATTCCCTTCAGGAGGAACTACCATGA
- a CDS encoding bifunctional diguanylate cyclase/phosphodiesterase: MQNRSPLLETTRDDDERQDRLQARLLMTLRAFAFKANAAGLTFPCEATAQALLPLSSTNSYAERLEESIHRQDRAYRSATWTQAIEKQQPLVSNTFRVCDQWGKWHWLHEEAHVLYQPDGWDAVGTFVDVTRQERNAALHVGQTRILKMIAEHRPLATILDSLNLLIEELVPESLTCILGYAPLTNSVYDLSAPNLPQGYRTAINGLIVSPDAGSCGAALSRKKPVVVKDIATDPLWKDFVTLAVDGYGLRSCWSHPILTNEGNPVGTFAIYHRHPHTPTGWERELLATAAYLAGVAIERSESENTIRYQASHDSLTGLPNRHRFTTDVTAQLDAARQQQTTLTLLFLDLDRFKQVNDSLGHSFGDHLLQTIASRMQDVVGERVYRMGGDEFTILLENSDARQTDELVKRLRRELSRLVQLDNYEYLPSVTIGISDYPGHAENAHSLLKYADIALHRAKEDHYGGTRRFDPILAQNLAQKVQLESDLRQAVEQQAFTLHYQVKVDARTHQPIGVEALIRWQHPERGMVSPGEFIPLAEETGLILPLGDWVMQTACQQARAWEIAGLPLRVSINVSARQLLQPDLQKRVQSALQQSGVRPDLIGFELTETAILKHGKSAERTLNALKDLGIWLELDDFGTGFSSLVSLRNYRIDVLKIDRLFVHNLKRTSNDAAIVRGVIEMGHALNMTVVAEGVETRAQAELLTELGCDGLQGFYFARPVPVEQLCLDHAPRLRRAA; this comes from the coding sequence ATGCAAAACCGCTCCCCCCTTCTCGAAACGACCCGCGACGACGATGAGCGCCAGGATCGGCTACAGGCACGGCTCTTGATGACACTGCGGGCCTTTGCCTTCAAGGCGAACGCGGCAGGCCTTACGTTTCCCTGTGAAGCGACCGCACAAGCCCTCCTCCCTCTCTCTTCAACCAACAGCTATGCGGAGAGACTCGAAGAGTCGATCCACCGCCAAGACCGGGCCTATAGGAGCGCGACCTGGACACAGGCGATCGAGAAGCAGCAGCCGCTCGTCAGCAATACCTTTCGGGTCTGTGACCAGTGGGGTAAGTGGCACTGGCTCCATGAAGAGGCCCATGTGCTCTACCAGCCCGACGGCTGGGATGCGGTCGGGACCTTCGTCGATGTGACCAGGCAAGAGCGCAACGCAGCGCTCCATGTGGGACAGACACGCATCCTTAAGATGATCGCGGAGCATAGGCCACTCGCGACGATCCTGGACTCGCTCAATCTCCTGATCGAGGAGCTGGTCCCCGAGTCGCTCACCTGCATCCTGGGCTATGCCCCCCTCACCAACTCGGTCTATGATCTGAGCGCTCCCAACCTTCCCCAGGGCTACCGCACAGCGATCAACGGGCTGATCGTCAGCCCCGATGCGGGCTCGTGTGGGGCCGCTCTCAGCCGGAAAAAGCCGGTCGTTGTCAAGGATATCGCCACCGATCCCCTCTGGAAAGACTTTGTCACCCTTGCGGTTGATGGCTATGGGCTACGCTCGTGCTGGTCTCATCCCATCCTCACCAATGAGGGCAACCCCGTCGGCACCTTCGCCATCTACCACCGGCACCCCCACACCCCCACAGGCTGGGAGCGGGAGCTCCTGGCAACCGCCGCCTACCTCGCCGGGGTTGCGATAGAGCGCTCGGAGTCGGAGAATACGATCCGCTACCAGGCCAGCCACGACTCCCTCACGGGCCTGCCCAACCGCCACCGGTTCACCACCGATGTCACTGCACAGCTCGATGCAGCGCGCCAGCAGCAGACCACCCTCACGCTTCTCTTCCTCGACCTCGACCGCTTCAAGCAGGTCAACGACTCCCTCGGGCACTCTTTTGGCGACCACTTGCTCCAGACCATTGCCAGCCGGATGCAAGACGTTGTCGGGGAGCGGGTCTACCGGATGGGGGGCGACGAGTTCACGATCCTCCTGGAGAACTCGGATGCGCGCCAGACCGATGAGCTTGTCAAACGGCTCCGCCGGGAGCTCTCGCGCCTCGTGCAGCTCGACAACTACGAGTACCTTCCCAGTGTCACGATCGGTATCAGCGACTACCCAGGCCATGCCGAGAATGCCCATAGCCTCCTCAAGTACGCCGATATCGCCCTGCACCGCGCCAAGGAAGACCACTACGGCGGCACGCGTCGCTTCGACCCGATCCTGGCCCAGAACCTCGCCCAGAAAGTCCAGCTAGAATCGGACCTGCGCCAAGCGGTCGAGCAGCAGGCCTTCACCCTGCACTACCAGGTCAAGGTCGATGCCCGAACCCACCAGCCGATTGGTGTCGAGGCCCTGATCCGCTGGCAGCACCCCGAGCGGGGCATGGTCTCGCCCGGTGAGTTTATCCCCCTTGCGGAGGAGACCGGGCTGATCCTCCCTCTGGGCGACTGGGTCATGCAGACCGCCTGCCAGCAGGCACGCGCCTGGGAGATAGCGGGGCTCCCCCTGCGCGTCTCGATCAATGTCTCCGCACGCCAGCTCCTCCAGCCCGACCTACAAAAACGTGTCCAGAGTGCGCTCCAGCAGTCCGGGGTGCGCCCGGACTTGATTGGCTTTGAGCTCACCGAGACCGCGATTCTCAAGCACGGCAAGTCCGCCGAGCGCACCCTCAATGCCCTCAAAGACCTGGGAATCTGGCTAGAGCTCGATGACTTTGGCACCGGGTTTTCGTCGCTGGTCTCCCTCCGCAACTACCGCATCGATGTCCTAAAGATCGACCGGCTCTTTGTCCATAACCTTAAGCGCACGTCCAACGACGCCGCCATTGTCCGTGGGGTGATCGAGATGGGCCATGCACTGAACATGACCGTGGTCGCGGAGGGGGTGGAGACCCGTGCGCAGGCGGAGCTTCTGACGGAGCTGGGCTGCGACGGCCTCCAAGGGTTCTACTTTGCCCGCCCCGTCCCCGTGGAGCAGCTCTGCCTAGACCACGCTCCTCGGCTACGCCGCGCCGCCTGA
- a CDS encoding glycosyltransferase: MRVGLFTESYEPVINGVSTSVKTLALELLAEGHEPTVLAPRYPGYADSSEVPVRRLPSWVSPWNPQNPFAHSPLLGQPMALRNLPLDVVHSQQPFGMGQHARAMARQLGVPLVSTFHTLYHEYTHYVPLPSAVSRWWLSRHLRLYYGHECAQVIVPSQATGDVLIRLGVPESKLTVVPTGIPALRPVLPTEIAGVRERYRLTEGAPVLLYVGRLAREKNIECLFDGLRHWPADAVLLLVGGGPALNDLKAEAETRGIADRVRFAGFVPRPDLPPIFAAATLFVFPSVTDTQGVVLSEAQSNGLPCVVANGGGAPEFVRDGIDALIVPPSELGQAAAALLKDTERLKAFACAARQSPLHPTPTEMARRIVAVYEAARSC; encoded by the coding sequence ATGCGTGTAGGATTGTTTACCGAGAGCTACGAGCCCGTGATCAATGGCGTCTCGACCTCGGTGAAGACCCTTGCCCTGGAACTCCTCGCCGAGGGCCACGAACCGACGGTCCTGGCTCCCCGCTATCCCGGCTATGCCGACAGCAGCGAGGTTCCCGTGCGCCGGTTGCCGTCGTGGGTCTCCCCCTGGAACCCGCAGAACCCCTTTGCGCACTCGCCGCTCCTGGGACAGCCGATGGCACTCCGCAACCTCCCCCTGGATGTGGTGCACTCCCAGCAGCCCTTTGGCATGGGCCAGCACGCCCGCGCCATGGCCCGTCAGCTCGGCGTGCCGCTCGTCTCCACCTTCCACACGCTCTACCACGAGTACACCCACTATGTCCCGCTGCCAAGCGCCGTGAGCCGCTGGTGGCTCTCCCGACACCTGCGCCTCTACTACGGCCACGAGTGCGCCCAGGTGATCGTGCCGTCGCAGGCCACCGGCGACGTGCTGATCCGCCTGGGAGTCCCCGAGAGCAAGCTCACGGTAGTCCCCACGGGAATCCCCGCCCTGCGCCCCGTCCTGCCCACCGAGATCGCGGGCGTCCGGGAGCGCTACCGCCTCACCGAGGGAGCACCGGTCCTGCTCTATGTCGGGCGGCTGGCGCGGGAGAAGAATATCGAGTGCCTCTTCGACGGCCTACGGCACTGGCCCGCGGACGCCGTCCTCTTGCTCGTGGGAGGCGGCCCCGCACTCAACGATCTCAAGGCCGAGGCGGAGACCCGTGGAATCGCGGATCGGGTGCGCTTTGCGGGCTTTGTCCCACGCCCCGATCTGCCGCCTATCTTCGCCGCCGCGACTCTCTTTGTCTTCCCCAGCGTGACGGATACCCAAGGGGTCGTGCTCTCGGAGGCGCAGAGCAACGGCCTGCCGTGTGTGGTCGCCAACGGCGGCGGTGCCCCGGAGTTTGTCCGCGACGGCATCGACGCCTTGATCGTCCCACCCTCCGAGCTGGGCCAGGCCGCCGCCGCCCTCCTTAAAGATACCGAGCGCCTAAAAGCCTTCGCCTGCGCCGCCCGCCAGAGCCCGCTCCACCCCACCCCCACCGAGATGGCCCGCCGCATTGTCGCGGTCTACGAAGCCGCCCGCAGCTGCTAG